The Nisaea sediminum genome contains the following window.
TTAAATAGGTTCGCATGCGAACCCCGAAGCAGAGACGACGGTAGGCCGCTAGGGCAGGGCCCTGGGGCTGATCGTTGTTTGCGCAATGTGTTTTGTAGTCGAGAGGGATCGACTGAATGCCGACGATCAACCAGCTGATTCGGCAGGGCCGTAAGGCGCCTGTCGTTCGCAATAAAGTGCCCGCGCTGGAAGCCTGCCCGCAAAAGCGTGGCGTGTGCACGCGCGTGTACACCACGACGCCGAAAAAGCCGAACTCCGCGCTGCGTAAAGTCGCACGTGTTCGCCTGACCAACGGCTTCGAAGTGACGAGCTACATTCCGGGTGAAGGCCACAACCTTCAGGAACACTCCGTCGTGATGATCCGCGGCGGTCGTGTGAAGGACCTTCCGGGCGTTCGTTATCACATTATCCGCGGCACGCTGGACACCCAGGGTGTCAAGGACCGCCGTCAGCGCCGTTCGAAGTACGGCGCGAAGCGTCCGAAGTAAGGAGAGACTTGGATGTCCCGACGCCATCGCGCAGAGAAACGTGAAGTTCTGCCCGACGCCAAATTCGGCGACGAGGTCGTTTCGAAGTTCATGAGCTGCCTCATGTTTGACGGCAAGCGCTCGGTTGCCGAAAGCATCGTCTACGGTGCCTTCGACAAGATCGAGGCGCGGACCGGCCAGCAGCCGGTTGCCGTGTTCCACGAAGCGCTCGCCAACGTGAAGCCGCATGTGGAAGTCCGCTCCCGCCGGGTTGGTGGTGCGACCTACCAGGTGCCGGTCGAGGTTCGCTCCGACCGTGCGCAGGCGCTGGCCATCCGCTGGACCATCGATGCGGCGCGCAAGCGCTCCGAAAACACGATGGTGGACCGTCTCTCCGGCGAGCTGATGGACGCGGTCAACAATCGTGGCGCTGCTGTGAAGAAGCGTGAAGACACGCACCGCATGGCCGACGCCAACAAAGCTTTCTCGCACTACCGCTGGTAACCCAGGGATTTTGGACGGACGCCATGGCTAGGACTCATCCGCTCGAGCGCTATCGCAATATCGGCATCATGGCTCACATCGATGCCGGTAAGACCACGACCACGGAACGCGTGCTGTATTACACCGGCCGGTCTTACAAGATCGGTGAGGTGCATGACGGCGCCGCGACCATGGACTGGATGGAGCAGGAGCAGGAGCGGGGGATC
Protein-coding sequences here:
- the rpsL gene encoding 30S ribosomal protein S12, translating into MPTINQLIRQGRKAPVVRNKVPALEACPQKRGVCTRVYTTTPKKPNSALRKVARVRLTNGFEVTSYIPGEGHNLQEHSVVMIRGGRVKDLPGVRYHIIRGTLDTQGVKDRRQRRSKYGAKRPK
- the rpsG gene encoding 30S ribosomal protein S7 translates to MSRRHRAEKREVLPDAKFGDEVVSKFMSCLMFDGKRSVAESIVYGAFDKIEARTGQQPVAVFHEALANVKPHVEVRSRRVGGATYQVPVEVRSDRAQALAIRWTIDAARKRSENTMVDRLSGELMDAVNNRGAAVKKREDTHRMADANKAFSHYRW